The following DNA comes from Lemur catta isolate mLemCat1 chromosome 19, mLemCat1.pri, whole genome shotgun sequence.
GCAGAGTCAGTGTTGTGGGATGCCAGGTCCTACGTTGAAGTCATTGATCAGCCTAATAGTTTCTGAGTCACCAGCCCAGGCTCTACATTAGGGGCTCTGGTGGGGTCTGATTTCTAAGGTTAGGGTCTCAAGGAAGGACATGAGATTAGAGTTGAGGGGGCCTTGTCCTGGAGTTAAGAATCTGGATTTAGAATTTCTGATATTTGGGACCCAGGTCCAGACATATGGTTGGTCAGGATTCAATCTCTGGGTCTGAGCTGAAGGTTATGGTTGGAAATCTTATCCTGGGGTTGAGGATCTGGATCCAGAGCTAAGGCATAGGTGGCAGGTGTGGGAAGCCCAGTTCTGAGATTGAGGGTCAACAGTTGGTGTCTCTTGTCAGAGCCCAGGCTTGGGGTCATAAGTCGGCCCACAGAGGTCAGATTTCAGAGTTTGATTTGGAGTTGGTGCCCCTGGCAAGGGTCCAGCATCCTGGATTGCTGCATGAGGCTGGAGACTCTGGTCAGTCCATTGGGGGTCTCCACCAAAGCTTCTGGTCACACAGGCCCCGCAGGGCGCCCCCCGCCTCTGAGGATGAGTCACTGCAGCAGCCGCGCCCTGACCCTGCTGAGCAGCGTGTTTGGTGCGTGTGGTCTGCTCCTCGTGGGCATTGCGGTCAGCACTGACTACTGGCTGTACATGGAGGAGGGCACAGTGTTGCCGCAGAACCAGACTACCGAGGTGAAGATGGCACTGCACGCTGGCCTCTGGCGAGTCTGCTTCTTTGCAGGTAGAGCCCATTCCTGCCCTCCACTCAACTGTTCCTGCCTTGCGTGGGACCAGAAAGTCCTTATCCACAGTGCCACTCCTTGGGTTCCAGAAATCCAGAAACttattctgtttctcttctgGAAGTTCAAATTTCTACTAGGAGCTCCAATGTCTAGCTCTTTATTCCCCGGAACTAGGAACCCCACGTTCAGACAAGCTCAGGTCCCTGACCCCCATCGGGACGCTGGAGTCCTCCCTTAGAATCAGTAGTATAGGTTCAGAACTTGTCCTCTGGACAGTTCCAGTGTTGGATTGGCAGGATAAAAGAATCCATGCCTCCAGCGAGCACCGAGACCCCTTCCACTTAGGGATCCTGGCTCCCCAGACCCTAATCTCTCTAGCGACCCAGGACTCCTGGTCCATAACCCCCTCCTTGCTTAGGGCCCAGGGTTCCAGCCCTCTCCTCTGTCCAGGGGTCTCTAGAGCGGCTCGCAAGAGGAGCTGTCAGACATCCTGCCCATCCCACTTCTCAGCCCCCTAAAATTAAGAATAGTTCCGTTAGATTAGGCCTGGAATCCCCCCGCCAGGGATCCCCCCACTATGCAGACTGCCCTGAAAGCCTCTCTAGGGCTTAGGATCCTCTCTTCGAGCCCTGCCTTTTTATCTTCCCCCCAGGTCGGGAGAAGGGTCGCTGTGTGGCCTCGGAATATTTTCTTGAACCGGAGATCAACTTGGTGACGGAAAACACGGAGAATATTCTGAGTGAGGGGATGTGGGGAAGCCTAGGCAGCAAAGGAACAAAATCACAGCACGAGTCTTGGGAGAAAGGGCAGGCCCAGCgggtaggggaggagggaaggagtggAGGTTTGAGAGAAGGCGGGTGGTTAGGTAAGGTTGAAAGGGCCGTGTCTGGGTAGTGGGGAGGAGTCAGCAGGAAGGGACGGGGCCCAACCCAAGGAGGTGTGGCTTGGGTGAAGAGGTGGAGTCAGCACTGGCCCTGTCTGAGAAAGGGGAGGAgtcagggggaaggggaggagctgAACTAAGGGGCAGAGAGGTCAAGGGAATGGGGAAGTGTCCTGCCAGAGATATCCCCCTCACCCCTGCTTCTCCCCGTCCCCTTCCCCCAGAGACAGTGCGCACAGCCACACCCTTCCCCATGGTCAGTCTGTTCCTCGTGTTCACGGCCTTCGTCATCAGCAACATCGGCCACATCCGCCCACAGAGGACCATCTTGGCCTTCGTTTCTGGCATCTTCTTCATCCTATCGGGTGAGCCCAAGAAAAGGACTTGAGGGCTGGGGGATTATTTTAAGTTCTAGGAAGCTGTGATCCCTCTTCCATTTAGccacttcctgctgtgtgacctgggacaagttGCAGGACCTCTCTGAGCCCCGCTTTCCTCCTCCGTGAAATGGATGGAGATAGTGGTGTCCATTACACAGCGTTGTTTAGAGGACCAAATCATAGCAAATGCTTATGGGAGCTAATTAGGTACCAGGCTCTGTTCTGATACTCagaacaaccctatgaggtaaatactattaataacccccattttacagatatggaaacaaacactcagagagatgaagtcacTTGCTCAGGGTCATACAACTAGTGAGAGGCAGCGCTGGGAATCAAACTCACGCAATTCGCCTCCAGAGGCTGTATTTTTAACCACCCCTGATATTTTAGCAATTAACAGTTTATAGGGCTCTTTATTTTCtgtgcaatattttattttaactttttttcaaataaacagaGAAGTCAAAAGAATTTTGTAGTGAACACTCATGTACCCACCAATTAGAGTCAACCATTAATGTATGATTAGATGTCCATTATCCTGTATGTGTCCATCTGTCTATATTTCTAACCATCCATCAATTTATCCTATTTTTAAGAAGCATTTCAAAGTAACTTTTAGGCATCAGTACACTTTACCCTAAATGCTTCACCATGCATGTCATTAGCTAGACTCCAGTATTTGTTTAcagttcttttttctctcttttgaggTACAAGGCTCCTTTGCATGTGTGATCTCACACCTATCTCATAACAGTTCTACCTAGGAGTTATTATTAGTACCCATTTGATAAAATGGGGGTACTGAGGCCCAGGTTTGTGCAGGGAGTTGCCTAAGATACCAGCATACACTGGTGCTAGAGGACTCGAGTGTCCAGAGTTTCAGCAGAGTATTTTCTGGAGTATCACTCTCCACCACATTTCAGCTCAGTCCAAATCAACTCAGCTCAAACACATTTAAGTCCATCAATCCAGCTCAACTAACCCCAACTGATTCTGACTTCATTCTTCAATTCAATTCAAATTAATTCAACATAATTTAATTAAACCCAAATCAGGCCCTTGTAATTCTGTTGGTATTTTATGAACAAACCCCACTGTATGTCTCATCTCCATTCTGTCCCCTGGGGCCTGCACTCGGCTCCCTCTTTCCAGTTGACTGTGCAGATACTGAAGCGGGATCTTCAAGTAACCCCTCCTCCTCCAGTCTCTTCCCTGCTCCTCATCCAGCTTTCTCTAGGCTCAACCTCCCCCGTGCCTTCAACCTAACCTGATGAGACCTTTTTCAGGGAAACCAGGGTGTAACCTCCGTGCAAACTTGAATCACGGCGTGTGGAGCCAGACACTGAGCTAAAATAAGACACGTAGAATATCACGATCCTAGAGTGTCGGAGCGGAAAGGTCTCATCATTTTTCAGGTGGAAAAATAGTGGCCTAGAGAAAGAAAGTGGGGCAAGAGTAGGTAGCATGGGGATTTTTATTCAATCCACCCAAAGTATTATAAGGAAAGGCCCATTGTTTGTGGTAAGAGGCAACACAGCCAGTCAATGGCAGAACTGGAATTAGAATCTAGGGTATTCTCACTCCAAAACCAATGCTTAGATCACCACTGCACCAGGAACTGACTGCCCAAGGTCAGGCTGAGAATGAATGGTACAGTCAGAGCTGGAAGTCAGGCCTCTGATATAACAATAGAGTAACTTGGAAGAGATTGAACCTGCTGCCTGAACCCCTTACTTGAGTTCATTTCATAGACTATGACCTATGCACTTGACCCCAGGGTATCCAGTCATATACTGTCAAGCTTGTGGGATACAGTGACTGAAGGCATGTGCTGTGAACATAgaaagacctgagttcaaatcctaccACTGCCACTTACGCAGTATGTGACCCAAAGCCTTCCTTTTTGCAGTTATTAGGAAGACAAATCTTGGTTAgcagtcagcaaactttttccactgagggccagatggtaaatattttaggctttgtgagacACAGGGTCTCTGatacaactactcaactctgctttTACACAACTTGGCTGTTGTTGTGCGAGAGCTGCCAGGTATAAACCAGTAGGAGTCTCTGTGTTctagtaatgttttatttatggACCTTGAAATTTGAATTCATGCAATTTTCATATACATGAAATATtatccttttgggtttttttttcttgctacttaaaaatgtaaaaaccatgcTCACAAACCATACAAAAACTGGAAGTGGGCCAAATCATAGTTTGTCAACCCTGATTTAAATCATGGATGGAAAGGGCCTGACCCTATACCTGGACTGTAACACTAAGTACTCAACATGTAGtagtttcaaataaataaattagtagtaatagtagtagtagcagcAGTAGTAGTACCaatagtaatagtagtagtagtagtaataccCAACTTTATTGAGTGCCATGGGTCAGTCCAGGAAGTCCTAAGTACTTTGCATATATGaggctatttatttttcttctccctgtaAGGCGGGTACCATTAATGTTGCCATTTTACCACTGAGGAAATAGGAGCAATCAGGGATCAAGTCGTTCATTAGAAGAAGCAAGATTCCAACCCAAGTTCCTCACCACAGCAGTATGCTGCCCCACCAACactaaaaatcaaaagagaagcaGATTTAGCAGGAGAACTTAAGGATAGAAAGAGTGGCACTATCTTAGATCTTGGAACGTGATGACCTGGTCCAACCACCTCATGTTcctgatgaggaaaccaagggagagagagagagagagagagagagagagagagagagagagagagagagagagagagagaagttgccTGAGTTCTGGTCACTGGTGGAATTGGCATTTGATTCTGTAGAAAGAGGTAGGAGGGTTGGAGCAGGGGAGGGATAGAGACATATCTGGACACTAAATATCTCTCAGGGACCTGTGTTGGGGACAGACTAGAGGGAAAGAGACTAGAATTTGGCCATTTGGGAAGGAGGCTTGTGCAGTGATCCAGGCAATAGCAGATGAGGTCTGTGCTGGGGCTGCAGATGTGAGGAAAAGGCTACTGGGAAGCCATGGGAGAGAGAAGGATCAATAGACAGAAGAATCGATAGAACCAGATGACTGCCTGGACACAGTTGGCAAGAGACTTGGGGAGGAAGCTAGAGtgacattgattttctttttccaggccACCAGAGGCATGCCCATGCATGTCACATATTAACCCCTGATCCTCAAATGTGCTCTGTGCATCTGCTAATTCATTCAGCCATCGGACATCCTATATACCAAACCCTGTCTTTGACATTGAAGCCATAAAATGAATCCTAAATGCAAGCCCAGGTGCAGTCAATCATAGAACAGCCCCCAACTACATGTCAATCAAAGCTTTTCATGCTGGCTTAAATCCCTTCAATAGATTCCCACTGCACTCACAATCTGTCCAAACTCCTCACTAGAGCCTACAAGGTCTTCCATGATTTGGCTGCTGTTCAgatctctgacctcatctctaaCTCACTAACACTCTCTGCATTGCTTATAACTTCAGCCACTCtggcctcatttttctccttgaaaATGCTAATCTCAGCCTCATGTCAGGACTCTTACACTTATTATTCTTCTCTGCTTGGAAGTTTCTTCCCTCTGATTCTCACAGGGCTCAAACTTTTTCCTCTTCAGTAGCTAACATTGCCTTTCTCCCACTATAGTATCCATCACACTGCGGAGTTCATACTTTTTTTCAGAGCACTTATTACTATTGTCATCTCATTTGTTTTGTGCCTTGTCCTACAAGAATGTAAACTCCAAAAGGGCAGGGACCTTTTCACACGTGTTCTCATTTGCATCTGTGGAGCCCAGATTAGCTGCTTGTACAAATATTTGTAAGGTGAGTGAGTGAAGAATGGATGAGTGACAGCCCCAGGTATCTTGAGAAAAGGAAAGATGCATAACCTGAAGTAGGTAGTTGCATATGGTATGGGGAGGGTGGGAGtgatcagggagggcttccaAGAAGAGGTGAAACCTAAGTTGATGCTGAAAGGGCGAGGGGGAAATTCTCGAGTCAAGAACAAAAGTTGCCCTATATGGAGATGAAATTCACAGCATATGATAAGGCCCCATAAAGCATCTAAGACAGAGGTATACACAAGTGCAACTCTCCATGGTCCTGAAATTCTATTGTTCTAAAGGCAGGTGAGTTCTATTCAGTTTGGAATGTAGGTGATTCTTGCCTACTGTGCTTTAAGAATCACAAAGCAGATGTAgttgagggggtgggaggagagtaAGAGAGTTGGATTGCAGAGAtagaaagggggaagggagggagaacaaGAGTacaggagaaaaagggaaaagaaggttATTTTTGGAAAACCACAGCCAATGTGAAATGGCCAGGAAGCAGAAGGAATGACAAGAATGACTtactaaaaagaagaaagcaggccaggcgcggtggcgtggtgcacgcctgtagtctcagggACTGAAgatactgaggcaggaggatgcgtGAGtctgggagttcaaggccagcctgagcagcatggccagaccttgtctctaaaaaaaaaaaaaaaaaatagaaaagaagcctggcacagtggctcatgcctgtaatcctagcactctgggaggccaaggcaggaggattgcttgagctcgaaAGTTAgaaagcagcctgagcaagagtaagaccccatttctcctaaaaatagaaaaattaaccatgCTCCTATAGCCCAtttacttaagaggctgaggcaggaggatcgcttgaacccaggagtctgaggttgcagtgagctatgaggatgccactgcactctacctgaggCAACcaagcgagactcttgtctcaaaaacaaaaagaccaaacaaaagaaaatttcttttccattgaaaatgtttattttcttctaatcaaACCCCTCATTCCAACCCTAGACTTATGGCCCATGTTAAGgctctaaataaaatacattctccACAGGCAGAGTCAGGACCAGGGTGAGGCAGGAGCAGGCAGCAGGAACCAGACCACGGACAGCCTGGGATATCAGGCTGAGGAGTGGATACCTTCTCCTGTGGACAATAGGGAGCCAAGAAGAGTTTTGAGCAGGGAGAGATAGAGTTTGCTTTGGGTTTTAGAAGGGGAGATGAGGATTTTGGAGCAATGGCATAGGTGTAGAGAATAAGGCCTGAGCTGTGGCAAGGGACTGGGAGATGCAAAAAGTGGTTTAGATTTATGAGAGATTCGGGAAGTAAAATGGACGTGATTTGATCATTCTCAAGTGACCATTCTTTATGGATGAGGGGGCAAGAGAGAAAGATGGAGACAGGAATCAACCCCCCTGTGTTTGAGTGAGTGAGTACCTGAGCGAGTGTGGTTTCTGGACTTCCCTGGGTAAGATCCTTTTCTATAACCCTGCCCATATTTCAAGACTTATCTCAGATGCCATTTCACCATGCAATGCTTGatgttctctctcttcttgagtcTCGAAATTATGGAATACTAGAAGTTGAAAGTGTTACGGAAGTTCTGAGCAAGGAAAAGTTAATTCTTGGAAGGGATGGAGAAATGGTGGGATTTAGCACAGATGAGCTCTTCTAGAAGTTCCAGTTTATGGCCAatgtattcatccattcaactAGTAGTTATTATGTGCTGGATATTGTGCTGGTTGCTAGGAGTGCAATAGTGAACAAGGTGGACTAGTTTCTAGGATCACGGTGTTCCTAGCATCCTAGTCGGGGTGGAAGAGATATATCATAAAAAGGTAACAAATAGAGAATACAATGTTACTAATTAATTATAATGTGATGATACAGgctacaaagaaaagcaaagcaagttGGGGGAAGGAGAGTGATGGAGGGGTCATTACTGTATTCCACCCACCTGAatcatccacattttaaaaacgGTTTGCcatattctcttctctctctctctctccatcctttcctccccctcccctttttacACACACCGCACTCACATCTTTTTGGTTTTAACCATTTGAACGTATGTTGCAGGTGTCATGATAgttcatctttaaaaacaaaatgttagtaTGCATCTTTAAATAAAGACATGTTTCTCCATAAGTATAACACCATTATCAGGCCTAGAAATTTTACAATAATTCTATGGTataatttaatccatttttaaactGTCCCAGTACTTTCAAGCATGTGTTTTATAGCTTTCCCCCCAGAACTAGGATTCAATCTAGGTCCATGTATGGCATTTTGTTAATAAGTCTCTTTTAGTCTAGACAAGTTCCCCCACTACTTTTTTCCACAacgctaaattttaaaatataatctcattataggctgggcacagtggctcatgcctgcaatcccagcactttgggaggccaagttgggaggattgcctgaggccagaagtttgagaccaccctgggcaacatagcaagaccccatctctaaaaaatttttttaaaaattacctgggtgtggtggtgcacagctCTAGTCTTCGCCACTTGAGAGGATAaagcaggaggatgacttgagcccagaaggtcaaggctgcagtgagccataatcagaccactgtactccagcctggatgacagagcaagacccatcaccaaaaaaaaaaaaaaaagaaagaaagaaagaaaattttaaaaatctcattataaaaatatagaaagaatagtataatgaaatCTATATATCCTTCACTCAGTTTCAACAATTACCAATGTATGGTGAATCTTTTCCTAGTCATATTGCCACGCCTCCTTCTGCATTTCACTACATTATTTTAAAGCCAGTCTCAGACGTCAACTCATTTTATCCACAAATATCTCAGTATATCTCTGAGTTACAAGTTGCCTTTTATTTAATGTAACCATAACGCCATTATTGAGCCCAAACAAGTAAGAATGATTGCTTAATATCATATCTAGTTAGTGTTCACTTTTCCCCGTTGGTTTCATAAATGCCTTTTTATAGTTAGTTTGTTGCAAATCCAGATCTAAATTCCACATGGGCATTTGGTTGATACatctctgaagcctcttttagTCTAAAACAGTCCCTCTcctgtttttttccttgacaatttttttttttttgagaaatctggTCTTCTGTTGTATAGAATTCCTACATTCCAGAGTTTTCCAATTGGATTCCTGTATTGTGGTTTAATATGTCCACCTAGTCCTGTGGTTTTTTTGTAAACTAAGATCTAAAAGAAGCTTGGATGGCTCcaggtttggtttttgtttgtttgtttgtttggcaaGAACCCTTCATACATAGGTGGTGCTGTTTACATCCTGCTGTATTTATTAGATCAGGAGACACGGAGTCTGGTCATCTCCCTTTTTGAGATACTGGGCTTGATCTCTGGTTTAGGTGTTGGCAGTTTGGCCCATGTCATCATCCTTCTAAAGCCTGCAGGACAGGGTATCCTGCAGAATAGCCCACATCATATATTtgtttgattgtttccttgtggtatttaattgtattttccttgtattttctgTAACCTGACAGTTATGTGTGGACTAGAGGCTTGATTACATCAGGTTAAACATTACTGGCAAGAAAAGTCAGAGGTGCTGCTGCCATGTACTTTGTATCTCATCAGTTCAGGCAGCAAATAATGTCAGGTTGTCCCGCTGTGAGCAGTAGGAAGTTTGAATCCTTGGTAAAGATGATGTCCGTCAGAGCTCTCTGTTGAAAAGggagtttttttctctttataatgaATAAGTAATTTGCAGGGTAACACTTTGGTACTTTGAAAAAAAACCTGTTTAGGGAtactcatatttattttattttattttattttttgagacagagtctcactctgttgcccaggccagagtgccgtggcatcagcctagctcacagcaacctcaaactcctgggctcaagcaatcctcctgcctcagcctcacaagtagctggaactataggcatgtgccaccatgcctggctaatttttctatatatatttttacttgtccagcttccagctaatttctttttattattttgttagagacagggtcttgctc
Coding sequences within:
- the CACNG7 gene encoding voltage-dependent calcium channel gamma-7 subunit gives rise to the protein MSHCSSRALTLLSSVFGACGLLLVGIAVSTDYWLYMEEGTVLPQNQTTEVKMALHAGLWRVCFFAGREKGRCVASEYFLEPEINLVTENTENILKTVRTATPFPMVSLFLVFTAFVISNIGHIRPQRTILAFVSGIFFILSGLSLVVGLVLYISSINDEVMNRPSSSEQYFHYRYGWSFAFAASSFLLKEGAGVMSVYLFTKRYAEEEMYRPHPAFYRPRLSDCSDYSGQFLQPEAWRRGRSPSDISSDVSIQMTQNYPPAIKYPDHLHISTSPC